CAAGTCTGGCATATAGTGAAACTTCCAGCCTTTCAATTGTGCACGATAAGAAAGGTCCAGATCTTCGGTTACGGTGTCGTGTTCCCAATTACCTGAATCCTCAATGGCAGCTCGACGCCAGACACCGGCTGTGCCACAGAAATTCATAAACAATCCATTCCGGTTACGGGCGGTTTGCTCTACGACAAAATGGCCATCGATTCCGACTGCCTGGGCTCGCGTCAACCAGGAGTCATTTTGGTTTATGTGATCCCATCGTGCCTGCACCAGTGCACAGCGCTCATCTTTTACAAGCACTGGTACAGTGCGTTTCAGAAAGTCCGGAGTCGGCATGAAATCGCTGTCGAAGATCGCGATGTATTCACCTTTGCAACCTTCCATTCCCAATTGAAGGGCACCTGCTTTGTAGCCGATGCGGTCTTTGCGGCGAATCACTTCCACCCAGTGACCTTTGCTCGAAAGTTCAGCTGCTACCGTATCAACGAGCTCACGGGTTTCGTCATCTGAGTCGTCGAGGACCTGAATTTCATGCTTATCATGGGGATAGTCAATTGCTGCAACTGCACGTATGACCCGCTCAGCTACATTCAGCTCATTGTAAAGTGGGATTTGTGTGGTCACAACTGGAAGATCTTTTTCTGCCATCGCGACGGATGCGTCCACTTCAGTTCTGGGCAGCAGCCGCACTTCTTTTCGTTTTCTCAAAAACAAATAGATGACGACACACGTATTGATACCGTAGACCAGAATGAAAAGACTACAAAGCGTATAAATGACTAAAACGAAGCTGCTTAGAACGGACATCGGAATCGCACGTTATGAATAAGGAGTCGGTTGTCTAGCAATCATTATGCCGACTTAGCGTTTGCGATCGCCTGTTCGACAGGCGTTATCGTCGATTCGTTTATTTGGACCGGAGAGGCTGCGAGTGTGTCATAGATGATATTGTCCTTCTTGTCGTAGCGGCCAAATTGCAGAACTCCGGTTGGGCATGATTGCACACAAGCCGAACAGCGCACGCATTCAGGATCTTCCATTGGAAGTCCTTTATTGGCAAAATTCATGATATCGATTCCCTGATGGCAAACGGATGTGCAGACATTGCAGGAGATACATTTCTTCTTTTGGGCAAAGATCCTGAATTTGCTGAAACGATTGTAGATATGCATCAACGCAGCAAGTGGGCATGCGAATCGGCACCATACACGTCCGGAAAAATGGAAATAGAAGGCCACGCCAAGGATGCCGGCGAAGATCAGATCTACAAAATAGTTGTAGTTCAGGATTGGCAGGCCGCTACTGGTCAGAGGATAGCCATAGGCGAGGAACTTGAATGCATTGTCAAATGGGTTGCCGTCGGGTAATACCCATCCCAGAACACGGATGATCATGATGAAGGCGGCGAACGCTAGAAAGACCTGGCCGATCATGTTCAGCCGATTCACTTTGGGGCCATGTGGCATCTTATGGCGATGGGCGTCTCCCATAGTTTCAGCCAGCGCCCCGCAGGAGCAAATCCAGCCACAATAGGCACCTTTACCCCAGCGGCGTATCATCCAGGGGATGATGACGAAGGTTTGTATGCTGCCGAGTATCAGCCATCCCCAAATTGGCTGATCCGTGAACCAGTTGAAAACTGCCAACGGCCAGGCGAGGACGAAGCCATAAGCCCGCCAGTAACTTTCGCCAGGGAAAAAGTGTTGGGCAATGGCAGCGCCGATACCTGAGTCAAATACACCGTTACGCCCGAGGTAGGGGAGAAGGAGTTCGGGCAGGAGAAAGAGCGGTATCCATTGGATCGATGCCAGGGTTAGCGTCTGCCACTTTACATAAGGGGTCCGCCGTCGCCTCATGCGCCGAATGCCAAAAATTGTTACTGCAAGGCAGT
The Rubellicoccus peritrichatus DNA segment above includes these coding regions:
- a CDS encoding glycosyltransferase, whose amino-acid sequence is MSVLSSFVLVIYTLCSLFILVYGINTCVVIYLFLRKRKEVRLLPRTEVDASVAMAEKDLPVVTTQIPLYNELNVAERVIRAVAAIDYPHDKHEIQVLDDSDDETRELVDTVAAELSSKGHWVEVIRRKDRIGYKAGALQLGMEGCKGEYIAIFDSDFMPTPDFLKRTVPVLVKDERCALVQARWDHINQNDSWLTRAQAVGIDGHFVVEQTARNRNGLFMNFCGTAGVWRRAAIEDSGNWEHDTVTEDLDLSYRAQLKGWKFHYMPDLLVPAELPTTYTAFKSQQYRWAKGSIQTARKMLPRVWKAKLPIFTKWQATVHLTHYALHFQMALLALLILPLMLCFLNQDIPLYQSKIFLSLLVPAALGPTIGYAVCQYYGHPRHWKQRVLYLPFLLVIGFGICLSNGKAVLEGLFGNDSTFVRTPKAGQKSIKQYCVKKNWVPRLEIGYAAYCLLTAAFLVVIGNLSMLPFVGTYTAGFALVGFNSIKEL